One genomic segment of Synchiropus splendidus isolate RoL2022-P1 chromosome 16, RoL_Sspl_1.0, whole genome shotgun sequence includes these proteins:
- the LOC128747201 gene encoding proteoglycan 4-like isoform X2 — translation MVSNQDAVVELLDCLKRRDNWPDQFIQALEKCEHRAIAAEIRAEYSKLKYPRPVSPQTPFSPNSPANHFPVSETEVKNQPVAPSAPSAPAVPSLESAATPTQQAAVTTSRVPQMVAPSPPTPRTPETRHEQPPPAAVEEIRLHQEPEENSFIQTSGLSPGRATRDDSVNKIEGPAPVTPARSSNPNHNITNVPQEVSFLIRTPEKPPVQDTTPPLETAATATATFAHHPVPPSQPPTEKVPGETSSSAKTTATPHGLPAEEASTCSDTSVSLSKPTQLCSIQPPEQVHPTPGTVEEPPFSNLVSLQISDHVESCGPVGSPSQSLQEIVGQVAEEPWRLNMAGQSSLKQPLKIREVEKPSGSEMPAADGKSSATISSHEKTPPGLLTSHGKHLVLAAGVAVCALLVVWRVKHQG, via the exons ATGGTTAGCAATCAAGACGCGGTGGTGGAACTGCTGGACTGTTTGAAGAGGAGAGACAACTGGCCGGATCAGTTCATCCAAGCTCTGGAAAAGTGTGAGCACCGGGCGATCGCAGCCGAGATCCGGGCAGAATACAGCAAACTGAAAT ATCCCAGACCTGTCTCTCCTCAGACTCCTTTCAGCCCAAACTCTCCTGCCAATCATTTTCCTGTCTCAGAAACCGAAGTGAAAAATCAGCCAGTTGCTCCGTCAGCTCCTTCTGCTCCTGCGGTTCCTTCCTTGGAATCTGCAGCGACGCCGACTCAACAAGCCGCAGTAACCACTTCCCGTGTCCCTCAGATGGTGGCGCCCTCGCCCCCGACTCCACGCACACCTGAGACCCGTCATGAGCAGCCTCCTCCGGCCGCAGTGGAGGAGATCAGACTTCACCAGGAGCCGGAGGAAAACTCCTTCATCCAGACTTCAGGACTGTCTCCGGGTCGTGCAACCAGAGATGATTCCGTTAATAAAATCGAAGGTCCCGCTCCAGTAACCCCAGCCAGAAGTTCAAATCCAAACCATAATATCACCAATGTCCCCCAAGAAGTGTCGTTCCTGATCAGGACTCCTGAGAAACCCCCAGTTCAGGACACCACCCCGCCACTGGAGACCGCCGCCACCGCCACCGCCACCTTTGCACATCACCCTGTGCCTCCATCACAGCCTCCTACTGAGAAG GTGCCTGGAGAAACGTCAAGCTCTGCCAAAACAACTGCAACTCCTCATGGTCTTCCTGCTGAAGAGGCCAGCACCTGCTCTGACACCTCCGTGAGTCTGAGCAAACCCACTCAGCTCTGCAGCATCCAACCACCGGAGCAAGTCCATCCCACACCCGGCACAGTGGAGGAGCCGCCCTTCAGCAACCTTGTTAGCCTTCAGATCAGCGACCACGTGGAGAGCTGTGGTCCTGTGGGCTCCCCCTCACAGAGTCTGCAGGAGATCGTGGGGCAGGTGGCAGAGGAGCCGTGGAGGCTCAACATGGCTGGACAAAGCTCGCTCAAACAACCTCTGAAGATCAGAGAGGTTGAAAAGCCTTCAGGCTCAGAGATGCCAGCTGCCGACGGTAAGTCCAGTGCCACCATCTCTTCACATGAGAAGACCCCTCCTGGCTTACTGACCTCTCATGGGAAGCACTTGGTGCTTGCTGCTGGCGTGGCAGTCTGTGCACTGCTGGTGGTGTGGCGGGTCAAGCACCAAGGATGA
- the LOC128747109 gene encoding G-protein coupled receptor 151, with product MIPDPPANVSFFDFVGGVQLLRREDARTAVPVLLIGVCVSGAVGNLLVLLIFIRDFKKRRGSEVKALLSALASTDLLILLLCAPVRAVTYYKQAWTLGGFACSTADWFQHSCVVAKTLMLAASTRAKHTLVSSTDSPAWIHGSLAFIWVVSVIVPLPQLLYASVLPHGSDSICVSQVPVCASDFMSLFNKVYPVATYVVPVLFTVVYYTKSLHTAVNHAPSPSHQSKVTLVLLCLSGSLGLTLLPDWGCFTWARLGHSKPPVGLTIFGQVLLYACSALSPVILMTMYDDVRQGLVAIWFLATCRGPKQVTRNPGPKAEENGAELNTVRSQGNDQTFPDVEHFWTGRRNTQVEDEQDPVPWEKEEKNVA from the coding sequence ATGATCCCAGATCCACCCGCAAATGTCTCCTTCTTTGATTTTGTTGGAGGAGTGCAACTCCTCCGCAGGGAGGACGCCAGAACAGCCGTGCCGGTGCTCCTCATCGGGGTCTGCGTGTCCGGCGCTGTGGGGAACTTGCTGGTCCTGCTCATTTTCATTCGCGACTTTAAGAAGCGCAGGGGCTCCGAGGTGAAAGCGCTGCTGTCCGCGCTGGCGTCCACGGACCTGCTGATCCTGCTCCTGTGCGCCCCGGTGCGCGCCGTCACCTACTACAAGCAGGCGTGGACTCTGGGGGGCTTCGCGTGCAGCACCGCGGACTGGTTCCAGCACTCCTGTGTGGTGGCCAAAACTTTGATGCTGGCCGCCAGCACCAGAGCCAAACACACCCTGGTGTCCAGCACCGACAGCCCGGCCTGGATCCACGGGTCCCTGGCGTTCATCTGGGTCGTGTCCGTCATCGTCCCGCTCCCGCAGCTGCTTTACGCGTCTGTGCTGCCGCATGGAAGCGACTCCATCTGCGTCTCTCAAGTGCCAGTCTGCGCGTCTGACTTCATGAGTTTGTTCAACAAGGTGTATCCAGTTGCGACCTATGTGGTTCCGGTGCTGTTCACCGTGGTGTACTACACCAAGTCGCTCCACACGGCGGTGAACCACGCTCCCAGTCCGAGCCACCAGAGCAAAGTCACCCTGGTTCTGCTGTGTCTCAGCGGCTCTCTCGGGCTCACGCTCCTGCCGGACTGGGGGTGCTTCACCTGGGCCCGTCTGGGCCACAGCAAACCCCCGGTGGGCCTGACCATCTTCGGCCAGGTGCTCCTTTACGCGTGCAGCGCGCTCTCCCCGGTCATCCTCATGACCATGTACGACGACGTGCGCCAAGGACTCGTCGCGATCTGGTTCCTGGCCACCTGCAGGGGGCCCAAGCAAGTCACCAGGAACCCCGGTCCCAAGGCGGAGGAGAATGGCGCGGAGCTGAACACGGTCCGCTCGCAGGGGAACGATCAGACCTTCCCAGACGTGGAGCACTTCTGGACCGGGCGCAGAAACACACAGGTGGAGGACGAGCAGGACCCGGTTCCGTgggagaaagaggagaaaaatGTCGCCTGA
- the LOC128747200 gene encoding cell surface glycoprotein 1-like, which translates to MSFASEQLSNGYLRRNMPTIVSKVKVREIIPHLPCLSAHDKETIEAKREAYGNYDSMVLLLDCLKRRENWPDQFIGALEACEHVTIAAEIRAEYQALKGSDPKPGSPPTTVVKAHIHPAPPTTHLSVPESDADSQTAVAPTDSSQGQSEVASEVEDTVTQPEASENPEACVSEEASSAVPEAPKSSEGEGSSPPTTPPPSPVTPHHQPNTAPLKEVNVQLEQENSEADVPDFSGDSGVIPDPEPANVSSGSAPQPLQAEETDPADDPAASPGGARSPSPHQMASDELEEESFQVLTSENSPLQDSIPAPVEVDVSSEFEDTSESQVVQAVPEGLTEPADVDLCSDVEEPVSTSNHVGTLADPCSDNSEPLEMGDLETISAAPVCGPVLSETRSPSPPCQENGLAIDKPEEIPEDSWSQGEPSLQEEQSGVVEASEPEETRDEALSQPEEEHEQEPAEEPPLPLSQKTPAVSVNGKTSSGAAAESGESVPSEPLLTPAQRKTPPRKLSANTKYILTAAGVGACALLVAWRFKH; encoded by the exons ATGTCATTCGCCAGTGAGCAGCTGAGTAACGGATACTTGCGGCGAAACATGCCGACGATCGTGTCAAAGGTGAAAGTCCGGGAAATAATACCACACCTGCCGTGTTTGAGCGCTCACGACAAG GAAACGATCGAAGCCAAGCGCGAGGCCTACGGCAACTACGACAGCATGGTGCTGCTCCTGGACTGTCTGAAGAGGAGGGAGAACTGGCCCGACCAGTTCATCGGAGCTCTGGAGGCCTGCGAGCACGTGACCATCGCAGCGGAGATCCGAGCGGAATACCAGGCTTTAAAGGGCAGTG ATCCCAAACCAGGCTCCCCGCCCACCACTGTTGTCAAGGCCCACATCCACCCGGCACCACCTACCACTCATCTCTCCGTCCCAGAAAGCGACGCCGACAGTCAGACGGCGGTTGCTCCGACGGATTCGTCTCAAGGACAGTCAGAGGTCGCCTCAGAGGTTGAAGACACCGTGACTCAACCTGAAGCCTCTGAGAATCCAGAAGCCTGTGTTTCTGAAGAAGCTTCGTCAGCTGTGCCGGAGGCTCCGAAGTCCAGTGAGGGTGAGGGGTCGTCCCCTCCGACGACCCCGCCTCCGTCCCCGGTGACCCCTCATCATCAGCCCAACACCGCGCCACTGAAGGAAGTGAATgttcagctggagcaggagaactCTGAAGCAGACGTCCCTGACTTTTCTGGTGATTCCGGGGTGATTCCTGATCCAGAGCCAGCAAACGTCagctctggctcagctcctcaGCCACTGCAGGCTGAGGAAACTGATCCAGCAGATGATCCTGCGGCTTCTCCAGGAGGCGCACGGAGCCCATCTCCACATCAGATGGCATCagatgagctggaggaagagtcATTCCAGGTGCTGACCTCGGAGAATTCTCCACTCCAGGACTCCATTCCGGCTCCAGTGGAAGTCGACGTGAGCTCTGAATTTGAAGATACGTCAGAGAGCCAG GTCGTCCAAGCTGTCCCCGAAGGCCTGACTGAACCGGCAGACGTTGACCTCTGCAGTGATGTGGAGGAGCCTGTGAGCACCTCAAATCACGTCGGTACATTGGCGGATCCTTGCTCAGACAACAGCGAGCCCCTGGAAATGGGTGACCTTGAGACCATTTCTGCCGCTCCCGTCTGCGGCCCGGTCCTCTCCGAGACCCGCTCGCCTTCGCCCCCGTGTCAGGAGAATGGACTTGCTATTGACAAACCCGAAGAGATTCCCGAGGACTCGTGGAGTCAGGGGGAGCCGAgcctgcaggaggagcagagtgGAGTGGTGGAAGCAAGTGAGCCTGAAGAGACCCGTGATGAGGCTCTGAGTCAGCCAGAGGAGGAGCACGAGCAAGAACCTGCGGAGGAGCCACCACTTCCACTCAGCCAAAAGACACCCGCCGTGAGTGTAAACGGCAAGACGTCCTCAGGCGCAGCGGCTGAGTCTGGGGAGTCCGTCCCCTCGGAGCCGCTGCTGACCCCGGCACAACGCAAGACCCCGCCTCGCAAACTGAGTGCCAACACCAAGTACATCCTGACGGCTGCAGGCGTGGGAGCCTGTGCTCTGCTGGTGGCGTGGAGGTTTAAGCATTAA
- the LOC128747201 gene encoding mitochondrial antiviral-signaling protein-like isoform X1, translating to MSYADDQLYDGYVRRNLAKLVTKVKVREILPHLPCLTAHDRETIGAKREMVSNQDAVVELLDCLKRRDNWPDQFIQALEKCEHRAIAAEIRAEYSKLKYPRPVSPQTPFSPNSPANHFPVSETEVKNQPVAPSAPSAPAVPSLESAATPTQQAAVTTSRVPQMVAPSPPTPRTPETRHEQPPPAAVEEIRLHQEPEENSFIQTSGLSPGRATRDDSVNKIEGPAPVTPARSSNPNHNITNVPQEVSFLIRTPEKPPVQDTTPPLETAATATATFAHHPVPPSQPPTEKVPGETSSSAKTTATPHGLPAEEASTCSDTSVSLSKPTQLCSIQPPEQVHPTPGTVEEPPFSNLVSLQISDHVESCGPVGSPSQSLQEIVGQVAEEPWRLNMAGQSSLKQPLKIREVEKPSGSEMPAADGKSSATISSHEKTPPGLLTSHGKHLVLAAGVAVCALLVVWRVKHQG from the exons ATGTCATACGCAGACGACCAACTGTACGACGGTTACGTGCGGCGCAATTTGGCTAAGCTAGTGACCAAAGTGAAGGTCAGGGAGATCCTTCCACATCTGCCGTGCCTGACGGCGCATGACAGG GAAACAATCGGGGCCAAACGGGAGATGGTTAGCAATCAAGACGCGGTGGTGGAACTGCTGGACTGTTTGAAGAGGAGAGACAACTGGCCGGATCAGTTCATCCAAGCTCTGGAAAAGTGTGAGCACCGGGCGATCGCAGCCGAGATCCGGGCAGAATACAGCAAACTGAAAT ATCCCAGACCTGTCTCTCCTCAGACTCCTTTCAGCCCAAACTCTCCTGCCAATCATTTTCCTGTCTCAGAAACCGAAGTGAAAAATCAGCCAGTTGCTCCGTCAGCTCCTTCTGCTCCTGCGGTTCCTTCCTTGGAATCTGCAGCGACGCCGACTCAACAAGCCGCAGTAACCACTTCCCGTGTCCCTCAGATGGTGGCGCCCTCGCCCCCGACTCCACGCACACCTGAGACCCGTCATGAGCAGCCTCCTCCGGCCGCAGTGGAGGAGATCAGACTTCACCAGGAGCCGGAGGAAAACTCCTTCATCCAGACTTCAGGACTGTCTCCGGGTCGTGCAACCAGAGATGATTCCGTTAATAAAATCGAAGGTCCCGCTCCAGTAACCCCAGCCAGAAGTTCAAATCCAAACCATAATATCACCAATGTCCCCCAAGAAGTGTCGTTCCTGATCAGGACTCCTGAGAAACCCCCAGTTCAGGACACCACCCCGCCACTGGAGACCGCCGCCACCGCCACCGCCACCTTTGCACATCACCCTGTGCCTCCATCACAGCCTCCTACTGAGAAG GTGCCTGGAGAAACGTCAAGCTCTGCCAAAACAACTGCAACTCCTCATGGTCTTCCTGCTGAAGAGGCCAGCACCTGCTCTGACACCTCCGTGAGTCTGAGCAAACCCACTCAGCTCTGCAGCATCCAACCACCGGAGCAAGTCCATCCCACACCCGGCACAGTGGAGGAGCCGCCCTTCAGCAACCTTGTTAGCCTTCAGATCAGCGACCACGTGGAGAGCTGTGGTCCTGTGGGCTCCCCCTCACAGAGTCTGCAGGAGATCGTGGGGCAGGTGGCAGAGGAGCCGTGGAGGCTCAACATGGCTGGACAAAGCTCGCTCAAACAACCTCTGAAGATCAGAGAGGTTGAAAAGCCTTCAGGCTCAGAGATGCCAGCTGCCGACGGTAAGTCCAGTGCCACCATCTCTTCACATGAGAAGACCCCTCCTGGCTTACTGACCTCTCATGGGAAGCACTTGGTGCTTGCTGCTGGCGTGGCAGTCTGTGCACTGCTGGTGGTGTGGCGGGTCAAGCACCAAGGATGA